A stretch of Mucilaginibacter terrae DNA encodes these proteins:
- the ligD gene encoding DNA ligase D: MKIATYNINGINGRLEILLRWLKEAQPDVVCLQELKSENSKFPKTAIEEAGYQAIWHGQKSWNGVAILSKTEIQELRNDLPGEDEEFTHSRYLEAFTNGLVIGCIYLPNGNPYPGPKFDYKLRWFERLAEHAKDLVDRDLPVLLIGDYNVMPTELDTYKPEKYINNALFRPETREAYKALIDQGWTDAIRKLYPNERIYTFWDYLRDAYGRNAGLRLDHFLLNPKVAPKLVAAKVDKHVRGWKGASDHAPVWIELADGEIIQPKRKNKDHKNQESEDTGDKVASSDPKGLTELMKDLPESPIPAKVKPMKATLVDEPFDEPGWIYEIKWDGYRAVAIVNNGEASLISRNDLVFDQFGPINDLLDEWDLNVVLDGEIVALNDHGTADFGALQNWRNNKTAHLAFYVFDILWYNGKDLTELPLRIRREILDAVLPKEHDLIKTSPTFEVGGIEFFEAAKRMGLEGIIAKRADSVYTADARSREWLKIKAKRRQEVVIAGFTRNEGTGKYFSALAIGVHDQAGVLRYIGKVGTGFNAASQKELMEQFEPLITTESPFDIEPDVDEPSRFRPRRLGAKATWLKPELVCEVEFAEITSDGKVRQASFKGMRTDKNPKDVVLEIEADTEVMVKETELQADLEDLGQPVLKTPGSKPVKPERAHKTPGVLLTSNADTEEQKVDGHLIKFTHLNKLYWPEDKITKREMFNYYHQVAPFMVPYLKDRPMSLNRFPGGIHGESFYQKNVKDKAPDWAKTMPHTNDKGEEKDYLLGNDEATLLWMATLGCIEMNPWFSRAQSPDNPDYCVIDLDPDKQHFDQVIEAALEVKKVLDAIGIPGYPKTSGSTGMHIYIPLGAQYSYEQSQLFANIIVKLVHQQIPKFTTLERMIANRKGKMYLDFLQNRPGATIAGVYSLRPKPGATVSMPVSWDEVKPGLTMRDFTIHNAVGRLRETGDLFAGVLGKGIDLMQTLKQAQNLFS; this comes from the coding sequence ATGAAGATCGCGACCTACAACATCAACGGCATCAATGGCCGCCTGGAGATACTGCTGCGCTGGTTGAAAGAAGCGCAGCCGGATGTGGTATGCTTACAGGAGTTAAAGTCCGAGAACTCAAAGTTCCCCAAAACAGCGATCGAAGAAGCCGGTTACCAGGCCATCTGGCACGGGCAGAAAAGCTGGAATGGTGTAGCGATCCTCTCCAAAACGGAGATACAAGAACTACGAAATGACCTGCCCGGAGAAGATGAAGAATTTACCCACAGCCGGTATCTGGAGGCTTTTACCAATGGCTTGGTCATCGGGTGTATCTATCTGCCGAACGGCAACCCCTACCCTGGTCCCAAATTCGATTATAAGTTAAGATGGTTCGAGCGCCTCGCTGAACATGCCAAGGACCTGGTGGATCGTGACCTACCCGTCCTGCTGATCGGCGATTACAATGTGATGCCGACCGAACTGGATACCTATAAACCCGAGAAATATATCAATAATGCTTTATTCCGTCCTGAAACCCGGGAAGCCTACAAAGCTTTGATCGACCAGGGCTGGACGGATGCCATACGAAAACTTTACCCAAATGAGCGGATCTACACTTTCTGGGATTACCTCCGGGATGCTTACGGCCGGAACGCCGGATTAAGGCTTGATCACTTTCTGCTTAACCCCAAAGTAGCGCCGAAACTGGTCGCCGCAAAGGTAGACAAACATGTCCGGGGATGGAAAGGTGCCAGTGACCATGCGCCGGTATGGATCGAGTTAGCGGATGGTGAGATTATCCAACCTAAGCGAAAAAACAAGGATCACAAGAATCAGGAAAGTGAGGATACTGGAGATAAGGTGGCATCTTCCGATCCTAAAGGCTTGACCGAGCTGATGAAAGATTTGCCGGAATCCCCGATACCTGCAAAGGTCAAACCCATGAAGGCGACCTTGGTGGATGAACCATTCGATGAGCCGGGCTGGATCTACGAGATCAAGTGGGATGGTTACCGGGCAGTGGCTATCGTCAATAATGGAGAAGCAAGTCTTATTTCTCGAAACGACCTTGTTTTTGACCAGTTCGGCCCGATCAATGACCTGCTCGATGAATGGGACCTTAATGTCGTGCTCGACGGGGAGATCGTTGCACTGAACGACCATGGTACCGCCGACTTCGGCGCATTGCAAAACTGGCGCAATAACAAAACTGCTCACCTGGCTTTTTACGTGTTCGATATCCTATGGTACAATGGTAAGGACCTAACGGAGCTTCCCTTAAGGATAAGACGTGAGATCTTAGATGCCGTTCTCCCTAAAGAGCATGACCTGATCAAAACCAGTCCGACCTTCGAGGTAGGTGGGATAGAATTCTTTGAAGCGGCCAAACGAATGGGTCTTGAAGGAATTATTGCCAAACGGGCAGACAGCGTGTATACCGCAGATGCACGTTCACGGGAATGGTTAAAGATCAAAGCTAAGCGCAGACAGGAAGTGGTCATCGCAGGGTTTACCCGCAATGAAGGCACTGGCAAATACTTCAGCGCGCTGGCCATTGGCGTACATGATCAGGCGGGCGTACTGCGCTATATCGGAAAGGTCGGCACCGGTTTTAATGCAGCCAGCCAAAAAGAGCTAATGGAACAATTCGAGCCGTTGATCACTACTGAAAGCCCGTTCGATATCGAACCTGATGTGGATGAACCGTCCCGGTTCCGTCCCCGCAGGCTGGGTGCCAAAGCGACCTGGCTCAAACCGGAATTGGTCTGCGAAGTGGAATTTGCCGAGATCACCAGCGATGGTAAGGTCAGGCAGGCATCTTTTAAAGGGATGCGTACTGATAAAAACCCGAAAGATGTGGTGCTGGAAATCGAAGCTGATACCGAGGTTATGGTCAAGGAAACCGAATTGCAGGCGGATCTGGAAGATTTGGGACAGCCTGTCTTGAAAACGCCCGGCAGTAAACCGGTAAAGCCGGAAAGAGCTCATAAAACACCAGGCGTACTGCTTACCTCGAATGCTGACACGGAGGAGCAAAAGGTCGATGGCCACCTGATCAAATTCACCCACCTGAATAAGCTTTACTGGCCGGAGGATAAGATCACCAAACGGGAGATGTTCAACTATTACCATCAGGTCGCGCCGTTCATGGTCCCTTATCTCAAAGACAGGCCCATGTCATTGAACCGTTTTCCCGGCGGTATCCATGGTGAAAGCTTCTACCAGAAGAATGTGAAAGATAAAGCACCCGACTGGGCGAAGACCATGCCGCATACCAATGATAAAGGAGAAGAAAAAGACTATCTTTTAGGTAATGATGAGGCGACGCTGTTATGGATGGCTACTTTAGGTTGCATTGAAATGAACCCCTGGTTCAGCCGGGCACAGTCACCGGACAACCCGGATTATTGCGTTATCGATCTTGACCCGGATAAACAACATTTCGACCAGGTGATCGAAGCGGCTCTGGAGGTCAAAAAAGTATTGGATGCCATCGGGATACCGGGTTATCCAAAAACATCAGGATCAACCGGTATGCATATCTACATTCCCTTAGGGGCTCAATACTCGTATGAGCAAAGCCAGCTTTTCGCCAACATCATTGTTAAACTGGTGCATCAGCAGATACCTAAGTTCACCACGCTGGAACGGATGATCGCTAACCGTAAAGGCAAAATGTACCTCGACTTTTTGCAAAACAGGCCGGGTGCAACTATCGCAGGGGTGTATTCTTTAAGGCCAAAGCCCGGTGCTACAGTCTCTATGCCGGTTTCCTGGGACGAAGTTAAGCCTGGCTTGACCATGCGCGACTTCACGATCCATAATGCGGTCGGTCGCTTAAGGGAGACAGGTGACCTCTTTGCAGGTGTTCTCGGTAAAGGGATCGACCTGATGCAAACCTTGAAACAAGCACAAAACCTTTTCAGTTAA
- a CDS encoding GNAT family N-acetyltransferase yields the protein MAERSLFNYPMRNIHLENDKLTVRPIGTADISRQKQLIEEIYSMPSDDETLQYIPEKRLHSITEAQNWLGSTLLNIHCGRNQTHLITSKKSSKLLGIIDLIPPSVAREHYCLKRYPHFIEFYLNSSAKGKALMSALLPKVISGLKSNGVAELAAVVNRKNIAASKVLLKAGFKLVNSFDEKQDMYAISA from the coding sequence ATGGCCGAACGTTCCCTATTCAACTACCCTATGCGCAATATTCATCTGGAAAATGACAAACTAACGGTCCGCCCGATAGGGACAGCCGATATTAGCCGTCAAAAACAATTGATCGAAGAAATCTATAGTATGCCATCCGATGATGAAACGCTTCAGTATATCCCGGAAAAACGGTTACATTCCATTACCGAAGCGCAGAATTGGTTGGGCTCGACCCTTTTGAACATTCATTGCGGGAGAAATCAGACCCACCTGATCACCTCCAAAAAAAGCAGCAAACTGTTAGGGATCATCGACCTGATCCCGCCAAGCGTGGCCCGGGAACATTACTGCTTAAAACGATATCCTCACTTTATTGAATTTTATCTCAACAGCTCTGCCAAGGGCAAGGCCCTGATGTCCGCATTGCTCCCCAAGGTCATTAGCGGTCTGAAAAGTAATGGTGTAGCAGAGTTGGCTGCCGTGGTGAACCGAAAAAACATTGCGGCGAGCAAGGTCTTGCTAAAGGCTGGATTTAAATTGGTCAATAGTTTTGATGAAAAACAGGATATGTACGCTATTTCGGCATAA
- a CDS encoding alpha-ketoglutarate-dependent dioxygenase AlkB family protein yields the protein MEQLALFAEAGQSKGLPVEYLEYFPGLIDESEGDELLDTFIREMPWEQKVRKMYTKEVVTPRLTAWFGDPEAYDYQSLGKSKPHSWTPELLRIKALVEPLAGIKFNCVLLNYYRDGNDSVAWHSDREDILGKNPVIASVSFGQVRSFDIRHKDDHSEKYSVRLEHGSLLMMKSGLQEHWEHRIAKSVKPMKPRINLTFRLIK from the coding sequence ATGGAACAACTGGCATTATTTGCAGAGGCTGGACAAAGCAAAGGTCTGCCTGTAGAATATCTGGAATATTTTCCGGGCCTGATCGATGAGTCCGAGGGGGACGAACTGCTGGATACTTTTATCCGGGAGATGCCCTGGGAACAAAAGGTACGGAAAATGTACACCAAAGAGGTGGTCACACCTCGCCTAACGGCTTGGTTCGGTGATCCCGAAGCTTACGATTACCAGTCACTGGGCAAGTCGAAACCGCATAGCTGGACACCCGAATTGCTCAGGATCAAAGCTTTGGTTGAACCTCTGGCTGGGATCAAATTCAATTGTGTTCTACTGAATTATTATCGTGATGGCAATGATTCCGTCGCGTGGCATTCGGATAGGGAAGATATCCTCGGTAAGAACCCGGTGATCGCCTCGGTCTCTTTCGGGCAGGTGCGTAGTTTTGACATCCGTCACAAAGACGATCACAGCGAAAAATATTCAGTGAGACTGGAGCATGGCTCTTTACTGATGATGAAGTCCGGCTTGCAGGAACACTGGGAGCACCGTATCGCCAAGTCGGTAAAACCCATGAAGCCACGAATAAATTTAACGTTCAGGTTAATAAAATAA
- a CDS encoding DNA polymerase III subunit alpha, whose protein sequence is MYLNVHSQYSLRYGTMSVETLVEEAMARGITQMALTDINNSTGIMEFMRVCDEKGMRPIGGMEFRRDKRLLYIALAQNREGMKEINDHLTEHNLEQKPLPDLAPVFNNVFVIYPFGHVGELRANEFLGVRFDELNLLYGVDLGPIREKLLALQPVFVLDKISYRLHEYLRSIDLNTILTKVKAEDKCLPTDMFLAPGELEAKFSRYAFILDNTRRLMDRCVMDYPKGRINLNLRTFSSSGSKKDDRELLEKLAMKGLIYRYGRNNKQALAKVKHELKVIEELDFCAYFLITYDIIRYSMSQGYYHVGRGSGANSIVAYCLKITDVDPIELDLYFERFLNAQRTSPPDFDIDYSWDEREDVQDYIFKRYGKGYTALLGTMSTFKDRSVIREIGKVMGLPKSEIDGFTDPTRAEANRDNPTFKKIVAIYERMANMPNQRSIHAGGVLITEEPITYYTALDLPPKGMPTVQWDMYEAEKIGFDKYDILSQRGIGHIKMAVQLAEDNQRAKIDIHEVKKFMKDPLINSNLSQGKTLGCFYIESPAMIQLNRKLVCNTYRILVAASSIIRPGVASSGMMGTYIKNHHAPHTVRYLHPVMEEQLKETYGVMVYQEDVIKICIHYAGMDGTDADILRRGMSGKYRSKKEFDRLVERFFECAKALGRPEHITAEVWRQVSSFAGYSFSKAHSASFAVESYQSLFLKTYYPREFMVAVLNNYGGFYSRAIYVHELQRAGANVHLPCVNHSDSIVNIDGIDVYLGFVGVHGLENQYIERIPEERKMNGPYADLEDLIKRTGVGLEQAITLIRIGALRFTGKSKKQLLWEVHLLLGVKARPVNHTELFAVEKKDYCLPVLENTQLENAYHELELLGFPISMTYFELLETDYRGEIMAGDLSNHIGQTVAMVGRYVCEKTVHTKNNQKMWFGNFIDAEGNFFDTVHFPNRTLSYPFRGQGCYVMQGRVVEEFGFASLEVTKIEKLQIKGNPVMN, encoded by the coding sequence ATGTACCTGAACGTCCATTCCCAATACAGTCTGCGCTATGGCACGATGTCCGTCGAGACCCTGGTCGAGGAGGCCATGGCCAGGGGTATTACCCAGATGGCACTTACCGACATCAATAACTCCACAGGGATCATGGAGTTCATGCGGGTATGCGATGAAAAAGGCATGAGACCGATCGGCGGTATGGAATTCCGTCGGGACAAGCGTTTGCTCTATATCGCGCTGGCACAGAACCGCGAGGGCATGAAGGAGATCAATGATCACCTGACCGAACATAACCTGGAGCAAAAGCCACTACCGGACCTGGCACCAGTTTTTAACAATGTGTTCGTGATCTACCCTTTCGGACATGTAGGCGAACTGCGGGCGAACGAATTTTTAGGCGTTCGCTTCGATGAACTCAATTTATTGTACGGCGTTGACCTGGGGCCGATCCGGGAAAAACTGCTCGCCTTGCAGCCGGTTTTCGTATTGGATAAAATCTCTTACCGCCTGCATGAATACCTGCGTAGCATTGACCTGAACACGATCCTGACCAAGGTTAAAGCCGAGGATAAATGCTTGCCCACTGATATGTTCCTTGCTCCGGGTGAGCTGGAAGCTAAGTTCTCCCGCTATGCTTTCATTTTGGATAATACGCGCAGGTTAATGGACCGCTGCGTTATGGACTACCCTAAAGGGCGAATCAACCTCAACCTGCGTACGTTTTCCAGTTCAGGCAGTAAAAAGGATGACCGGGAACTTTTGGAAAAACTGGCCATGAAAGGGCTGATATACCGGTATGGCCGCAATAACAAGCAGGCATTGGCCAAGGTCAAACATGAACTCAAAGTGATCGAGGAGCTGGACTTCTGTGCTTACTTTCTGATCACCTATGATATCATCCGGTACTCGATGAGCCAGGGTTATTATCACGTTGGCAGAGGTTCGGGAGCGAACAGTATCGTAGCCTATTGCTTAAAGATCACCGATGTCGACCCGATCGAACTCGACCTGTACTTCGAACGTTTCCTGAACGCGCAGCGCACTTCGCCGCCGGATTTCGATATCGATTATTCCTGGGATGAGCGCGAGGATGTGCAGGACTATATTTTCAAGCGTTACGGTAAGGGTTACACGGCCCTGCTGGGTACGATGTCGACCTTCAAGGACCGCAGTGTGATCCGCGAGATCGGTAAGGTCATGGGTCTGCCAAAGAGCGAGATCGACGGTTTTACCGACCCGACGCGTGCTGAGGCCAATCGTGACAACCCGACCTTTAAAAAGATCGTGGCCATTTACGAGCGCATGGCCAATATGCCCAACCAGCGATCGATCCATGCAGGCGGTGTGCTCATTACCGAGGAACCGATCACCTATTACACTGCGCTCGACCTGCCGCCTAAAGGTATGCCTACGGTACAATGGGACATGTACGAAGCGGAAAAGATCGGCTTTGACAAATACGATATCCTGAGCCAGCGCGGTATCGGACACATCAAGATGGCCGTGCAGCTAGCCGAAGATAACCAGCGGGCCAAGATTGACATTCATGAGGTCAAAAAGTTCATGAAGGACCCGCTGATCAACAGCAATCTAAGCCAGGGCAAAACCTTGGGGTGTTTTTATATAGAATCCCCTGCCATGATCCAGCTCAACCGCAAGCTGGTCTGCAACACCTATCGCATCCTCGTCGCCGCAAGTTCGATCATTCGCCCTGGTGTGGCCAGTTCGGGGATGATGGGCACCTATATCAAGAACCATCACGCGCCGCATACCGTCAGATACCTGCACCCGGTCATGGAGGAACAGCTCAAGGAGACCTACGGGGTGATGGTGTACCAGGAGGACGTGATCAAGATCTGTATCCACTATGCAGGTATGGATGGCACGGATGCGGATATCCTGCGCAGGGGAATGAGCGGTAAGTACCGTTCCAAAAAAGAATTTGACCGGCTGGTCGAGCGCTTCTTCGAATGTGCCAAAGCGCTGGGACGGCCGGAGCATATCACGGCTGAAGTATGGCGGCAGGTCTCTTCTTTTGCAGGTTATAGTTTTTCCAAGGCGCACTCGGCCAGCTTTGCCGTGGAAAGTTACCAGAGCTTATTCTTAAAGACCTACTATCCAAGGGAATTCATGGTGGCGGTATTGAATAATTATGGCGGCTTTTACAGCCGGGCTATATACGTACATGAATTGCAGCGCGCAGGCGCCAATGTACATCTGCCCTGCGTGAACCATAGTGACAGCATTGTCAATATCGATGGGATTGATGTCTACCTTGGCTTCGTCGGTGTACATGGATTAGAGAACCAGTATATCGAACGTATACCGGAGGAACGGAAAATGAATGGCCCGTACGCCGATCTGGAGGACCTGATCAAAAGGACAGGCGTCGGTCTTGAGCAGGCCATTACGCTGATCCGTATCGGAGCGCTTCGGTTCACCGGTAAAAGTAAAAAACAGCTCTTGTGGGAAGTACATCTCCTGCTGGGAGTAAAAGCGAGACCAGTGAACCACACTGAGCTCTTCGCCGTCGAGAAAAAGGATTATTGCTTGCCTGTATTGGAAAATACGCAATTGGAAAATGCCTATCATGAACTGGAGCTGCTGGGTTTCCCAATATCCATGACCTACTTCGAGCTGCTGGAAACAGACTATCGCGGCGAGATCATGGCCGGTGACCTCAGTAATCATATTGGTCAGACCGTAGCAATGGTCGGCCGTTACGTTTGCGAGAAGACGGTGCATACCAAGAACAACCAGAAAATGTGGTTCGGTAATTTTATCGATGCGGAAGGAAACTTCTTTGATACAGTGCACTTTCCCAACCGCACGCTTTCCTACCCTTTCCGTGGACAAGGGTGTTACGTGATGCAGGGACGGGTCGTTGAAGAATTTGGGTTCGCCAGCCTGGAGGTGACCAAGATCGAAAAATTGCAGATTAAGGGAAACCCGGTAATGAATTAA
- the dinB gene encoding DNA polymerase IV, translated as MNADRQIIHMDQDAFFVSVEVRKDPRLVGKPVIIGSLSDRGVVTSASYEARKFGVHSAMPAKLARMLCPHGIWIRGNMDEYSKASHEITAILKERVPLIEKASIDEHYIDMTGMDKHFGTLQYSKELRAAVIRETGLPISFGLSVNKTVSKMATNECKPNGELSVEQPGVKPFLDPLSIKKIPGLGEKTFLKLSDMGIKRIHHLTQVSPEYMTSILGKNGIWLLQKAKGIDESPVIPYQEQKSIGTQSTFKNDSIDLESINYLLTSMVMELAFELRQKHRQCACITVTVRYSTREDVTRQASIPYTALDSVLIKKAKELFKQVYQKRILIRLIGVRLSNLVTGYEQIDLYSESEEQYSLCQAMDKIRRRFGPDSIKLASGINLNL; from the coding sequence ATGAACGCCGACCGCCAGATCATACACATGGATCAGGACGCATTTTTTGTGTCCGTCGAGGTACGAAAAGACCCCAGATTGGTCGGAAAACCAGTTATTATTGGCAGTCTTTCTGACCGCGGTGTCGTGACTTCGGCAAGTTATGAGGCTCGGAAATTCGGGGTGCATTCGGCTATGCCGGCCAAGCTGGCCCGCATGCTCTGCCCACACGGGATCTGGATCAGGGGCAACATGGATGAGTACTCTAAAGCCTCTCATGAGATCACCGCTATTCTCAAAGAAAGGGTGCCCCTGATCGAAAAGGCCAGCATTGATGAGCACTATATCGATATGACGGGGATGGATAAACACTTCGGTACGTTGCAATACAGCAAAGAGTTGCGCGCCGCAGTGATCCGGGAGACCGGCCTGCCGATCTCCTTTGGTTTGTCGGTCAATAAGACGGTCTCTAAAATGGCGACCAATGAGTGCAAGCCGAATGGGGAGTTATCGGTGGAACAGCCCGGTGTAAAACCGTTCCTGGATCCCTTATCGATCAAAAAGATCCCCGGCCTGGGTGAAAAAACGTTCCTGAAGCTAAGTGACATGGGTATCAAACGTATCCACCACCTGACGCAGGTCTCCCCGGAGTACATGACGAGCATCTTAGGCAAGAACGGCATCTGGCTGCTGCAAAAAGCAAAGGGCATCGACGAATCACCGGTCATCCCCTACCAGGAACAAAAAAGCATCGGTACCCAAAGCACTTTTAAGAACGACAGTATCGATTTGGAGTCGATCAATTACCTGCTCACTTCCATGGTGATGGAACTGGCATTCGAGTTACGGCAGAAGCATCGCCAATGTGCCTGCATAACGGTGACCGTGCGCTATTCGACCCGGGAAGATGTGACCAGGCAGGCCTCCATTCCTTACACTGCACTAGACAGTGTGCTGATCAAAAAGGCGAAAGAGTTGTTCAAACAGGTCTACCAAAAACGGATCTTGATCAGGCTCATCGGTGTGCGCTTGTCCAATTTAGTAACGGGCTACGAACAGATCGATCTGTACAGCGAATCGGAGGAGCAATATAGCCTGTGCCAGGCCATGGATAAGATCCGCCGCCGTTTTGGCCCCGATTCGATCAAACTGGCCTCGGGTATCAACTTGAACTTGTAA
- a CDS encoding SOS response-associated peptidase, which yields MCYHYSLTADKFEISTRYALEDEETIALMNDYDIVYHNDGFGHRPMPVITADEPNKIQLYDWGLIPHWFTPKEGAVDAKGNKLTALQQARAFSNQTLNAIGETVFEKPSFRNYIGKKRCLVPANGIYEWHHLDKKTKIPHYIYLKSKEIFSFGGIFSHWTDPETGEIVKTFSILTNPATPLMSRIHNSKLRQPFILQRDAEGRWVDNNLKKENIKEMILPLEDTHFTAHTISKLITSRYESSNTPEVMEPYDYEGFKSLVDDAA from the coding sequence ATGTGTTATCATTATTCCCTGACCGCCGACAAATTCGAGATCAGCACGCGTTATGCCCTTGAAGATGAAGAGACCATTGCGCTGATGAACGACTATGATATCGTTTATCACAATGACGGTTTCGGGCACAGGCCTATGCCGGTCATCACAGCGGATGAGCCGAACAAGATCCAGCTTTACGACTGGGGACTGATCCCGCACTGGTTTACCCCAAAAGAGGGGGCAGTAGATGCGAAAGGCAACAAACTGACCGCCCTACAGCAAGCCCGGGCATTCAGTAATCAAACGCTCAATGCCATCGGTGAGACCGTTTTTGAAAAACCGTCATTCCGCAATTATATTGGTAAAAAGCGTTGTCTGGTGCCTGCGAACGGTATTTATGAATGGCATCACCTGGACAAGAAGACCAAAATACCGCACTACATATACCTGAAGTCAAAGGAGATTTTTTCATTTGGCGGGATCTTCAGCCACTGGACCGACCCGGAAACCGGTGAGATCGTTAAGACCTTTTCCATATTGACCAATCCAGCTACACCGTTGATGTCCCGTATCCATAACAGTAAGTTGCGCCAACCGTTCATTCTGCAACGGGATGCCGAAGGACGATGGGTCGATAACAATTTAAAAAAAGAAAACATCAAGGAAATGATCCTGCCTTTGGAAGACACCCACTTCACGGCGCACACCATTTCAAAGCTGATTACTTCACGTTATGAAAGCTCCAATACGCCAGAGGTCATGGAGCCTTATGACTATGAAGGATTCAAGAGTTTGGTGGACGATGCGGCTTGA